The proteins below are encoded in one region of uncultured Eubacteriales bacterium:
- a CDS encoding hypothetical protein (Evidence 5 : No homology to any previously reported sequences), whose protein sequence is MLAGDGGVIERHVAGPGPAHGILPVGQGLLSAVGQRQVAPHLRQVRHGEEGADGPHQNEQGQHGEDKAGDGGIPRRDHGISAQKRRQLVHNGLRRGKYSVHCLPSLSLKLRMTRAAARYAAVAAIIAHFDAIASGGERKARPA, encoded by the coding sequence ATGCTGGCGGGAGACGGTGGGGTAATTGAGCGTCACGTCGCAGGCCCCGGCCCGGCCCACGGTATTCTCCCAGTGGGTCAGGGGCTCCTCAGCGCCGTTGGGCAAAGACAGGTAGCCCCACACCTCAGGCAGGTGAGGCACGGTGAGGAGGGAGCGGATGGACCGCACCAGAATGAGCAGGGCCAGCACGGGGAAGACAAAGCGGGCGATGGTGGTATACCACGCCGCGACCACGGGATAAGTGCTCAAAAACGCCGTCAGCTGGTCCATAATGGCCTGCGGCGCGGAAAGTATAGCGTCCACTGTCTTCCCTCCCTCTCGTTAAAACTGCGCATGACACGCGCGGCCGCGCGCTACGCGGCGGTCGCTGCTATTATAGCACATTTTGACGCAATAGCAAGCGGCGGGGAACGCAAAGCGCGCCCGGCATGA
- a CDS encoding FHA domain protein: MDAILSAPQAIMDQLTAFLSTYPVVAAWYTTIARFVFPVLALLILVRSIRSLLTVPHLPEVWGYLSLPNGAEEPLTHWENTVGRAGACDVTLNYPTVSRQHAALMRGEDDTWTVYDLESKGGVTVNGDEVEGSASIDYGDVLGLGGVETVLLSVSAEEKEDRRKRRRASRPVSPWLGLIFLTIFQLATAVQLVIAAGEGATAAIPTTFLCLIAVMWAYFLFMRSIRRVGFEMETIAFFLSTLSLAVTASSAPKSLFKQFATVLLGLVLFVVLCVILRDLDRVKKLRWLAAAGAIGLLLITVLLGRSLSGARNWIIIGSLSFQPSELAKVCYIFAGAATLERLFRKRNIWLFIALTGACMGTLALMSDFGTAAIFFITFLVIAYLRSGDWATLAGITAAGVAAAAVIALSKPYILRRFSAWGHVWSDPSNLGFQQVRAMSAAASGGLIGVGAGEGWLHRIGAADTDLVFGMLCEEWGLIIGVLAVICIVTLAVFAVRSGKAGRSSYYLIAACGAGALLVFQTCLNVFGAVDILPLTGVTFPFVSNGGSAMLGSWGLLAFLKATDTRQNASFAIRLPSKRRERAEELARRTEMESAEEEASDEED; this comes from the coding sequence GTGGACGCTATACTTTCCGCGCCGCAGGCCATTATGGACCAGCTGACGGCGTTTTTGAGCACTTATCCCGTGGTCGCGGCGTGGTATACCACCATCGCCCGCTTTGTCTTCCCCGTGCTGGCCCTGCTCATTCTGGTGCGGTCCATCCGCTCCCTCCTCACCGTGCCTCACCTGCCTGAGGTGTGGGGCTACCTGTCTTTGCCCAACGGCGCTGAGGAGCCCCTGACCCACTGGGAGAATACCGTGGGCCGGGCCGGGGCCTGCGACGTGACGCTCAATTACCCCACCGTCTCCCGCCAGCATGCCGCCCTCATGCGCGGCGAGGACGACACCTGGACGGTCTATGATCTGGAGAGCAAGGGCGGCGTCACCGTGAACGGCGACGAGGTGGAGGGCTCCGCCTCCATCGACTACGGCGACGTGCTGGGCCTGGGGGGCGTGGAGACCGTGCTCCTCTCCGTCTCCGCCGAGGAGAAGGAGGACCGGCGCAAGCGCCGCCGGGCCAGCCGCCCGGTCTCTCCCTGGCTGGGTCTTATTTTCCTTACGATTTTCCAGCTCGCCACCGCCGTGCAGCTCGTCATCGCGGCGGGGGAGGGGGCTACCGCCGCGATCCCCACCACGTTCCTGTGTCTCATCGCGGTCATGTGGGCCTATTTTCTCTTCATGCGCTCCATCCGCCGGGTGGGGTTTGAGATGGAGACGATTGCCTTCTTCCTGTCTACATTGTCCCTTGCCGTCACCGCCTCCTCCGCGCCCAAGAGCCTCTTCAAGCAGTTTGCAACCGTACTGCTGGGGCTGGTCCTTTTCGTGGTGCTTTGCGTGATCCTGCGGGACCTGGACCGGGTGAAAAAGCTGCGCTGGCTGGCGGCGGCAGGGGCCATCGGCCTGCTGCTGATCACCGTGCTCCTCGGCCGGTCCCTCTCCGGCGCGCGGAACTGGATCATCATCGGCTCCCTCTCCTTCCAGCCCTCGGAGCTGGCGAAGGTCTGCTATATCTTCGCCGGGGCCGCCACGCTGGAACGGCTCTTCCGTAAGCGGAACATCTGGCTCTTCATCGCCCTCACCGGCGCGTGCATGGGTACGCTGGCCCTTATGAGCGACTTCGGCACTGCCGCCATCTTCTTTATCACCTTCCTGGTCATTGCCTACCTCCGCTCAGGGGACTGGGCGACGCTGGCGGGCATCACCGCCGCCGGGGTCGCGGCGGCGGCGGTCATTGCACTGAGCAAGCCCTATATCCTCCGCCGTTTCTCGGCCTGGGGCCATGTATGGTCCGACCCGTCAAACCTGGGGTTCCAGCAGGTGCGGGCCATGTCGGCCGCCGCCTCGGGTGGACTCATCGGCGTGGGGGCGGGGGAGGGCTGGCTCCACCGCATCGGCGCGGCGGATACCGACCTGGTCTTCGGCATGCTGTGTGAGGAGTGGGGCCTTATCATCGGCGTGCTGGCGGTCATATGCATCGTCACCTTGGCCGTATTCGCCGTCCGCTCCGGCAAGGCGGGCCGCTCCAGCTACTACCTCATCGCCGCCTGCGGCGCGGGCGCGCTGCTGGTGTTCCAGACCTGCCTGAACGTCTTCGGTGCGGTGGACATTCTGCCCCTCACCGGCGTGACCTTTCCCTTCGTCTCCAACGGCGGCTCGGCCATGCTGGGCTCCTGGGGACTGCTGGCCTTCCTGAAGGCCACCGATACAAGACAGAACGCCAGCTTTGCCATCCGCCTCCCCTCCAAGCGGCGGGAGCGCGCGGAGGAGCTGGCCCGCCGGACCGAGATGGAATCCGCCGAGGAGGAGGCGTCCGATGAAGAAGATTGA
- a CDS encoding Penicillin-binding protein, transpeptidase domain protein: protein MKKIERRAGVCLLLAAALLLGLGLFTFRFFTSGGKWVSFAANRHLYNSKGQLSVGRVLDRDGDVLAWTDDAGSRHYYENKAVREATLHAVGDGEGKIGTGALVAFADKLSGYNPFTGVYTPLGTGNDLYLTLDARYNYIAYNALGGKKGAVGVYNYKTGEILCMVSAPAYDPENPPVIEDGDERYEGAYLNRFLSGTFVPGSVFKTVTLAAAIDNIPDLMDRTWTCTGSVQVGGDVVTCPVAHGEVDIHSALAKSCNSVFALLASELGGPMLEQYAQQAGLTSRYQVSGIKTAAGRVDLSQATVNQLGWAGVGQYNDAVNPCALMVYMGAIANGGSAAVPRLILKTENSLGLNTSLQWKSSSPRLIAASTAKTLADMMARNVTDTYGAGRFPNMDICAKSGTAEVGGGKAPNAWFAGFLRNPDTPYAFVVLVENGGGGADVAGTVAAKVLDAVVNGYE, encoded by the coding sequence ATGAAGAAGATTGAACGAAGGGCCGGGGTCTGTCTTCTTTTGGCCGCCGCTCTGCTGCTGGGGCTGGGGCTTTTCACCTTCCGGTTCTTCACCAGCGGGGGCAAGTGGGTCTCCTTCGCGGCCAACCGCCATCTCTATAACAGCAAGGGCCAGCTCTCCGTAGGCCGGGTGCTGGACCGGGACGGGGACGTGCTGGCCTGGACGGACGACGCGGGCAGCCGCCACTATTACGAGAACAAAGCTGTGAGGGAGGCCACTCTCCATGCCGTGGGAGACGGCGAGGGGAAGATCGGCACCGGGGCCCTGGTGGCCTTTGCCGACAAGCTCTCGGGCTATAACCCCTTCACTGGGGTCTACACCCCCCTGGGCACCGGCAACGACCTCTACCTCACCCTGGACGCCCGGTATAACTACATCGCCTATAACGCCCTGGGCGGCAAGAAGGGGGCCGTGGGGGTCTACAACTACAAGACCGGGGAGATCCTCTGTATGGTCTCCGCCCCCGCCTACGACCCGGAAAACCCGCCCGTTATTGAGGATGGGGACGAGCGGTACGAGGGGGCCTACCTCAACCGTTTCCTCTCGGGCACCTTCGTCCCCGGCTCGGTCTTCAAGACTGTGACGCTGGCAGCCGCCATTGATAACATTCCCGATCTGATGGACCGCACCTGGACCTGCACCGGCTCCGTCCAGGTAGGCGGGGACGTGGTGACCTGTCCGGTGGCCCACGGGGAAGTGGACATCCACAGCGCCTTAGCCAAGTCCTGCAACAGCGTCTTTGCCCTCCTGGCGTCCGAGCTGGGCGGCCCCATGCTGGAGCAGTACGCCCAGCAGGCCGGGCTTACCTCCCGCTACCAGGTCAGCGGCATCAAAACCGCCGCCGGGCGGGTAGACCTCTCTCAGGCTACCGTCAACCAGCTTGGCTGGGCAGGGGTGGGGCAGTATAACGACGCGGTGAACCCCTGCGCCCTTATGGTCTATATGGGGGCTATTGCCAACGGCGGCAGCGCCGCCGTGCCCCGGCTCATCCTCAAGACCGAGAACTCCCTGGGCCTCAACACTTCCCTCCAGTGGAAGAGCAGCTCGCCCCGGCTCATCGCGGCCTCCACGGCCAAGACCCTGGCCGACATGATGGCCCGCAACGTCACCGACACCTACGGAGCGGGCCGTTTCCCCAATATGGACATCTGCGCCAAGTCGGGCACCGCCGAGGTGGGCGGCGGAAAGGCCCCCAACGCCTGGTTCGCCGGGTTCCTGCGAAACCCCGACACGCCCTATGCCTTCGTGGTCCTGGTGGAGAACGGCGGCGGCGGCGCCGACGTGGCCGGTACCGTGGCGGCGAAGGTGCTGGACGCGGTGGTGAACGGGTACGAATAG
- a CDS encoding GCN5-related N-acetyltransferase, whose amino-acid sequence MDKPISIRMATAADAEALLGIYAPYVTDTAITFEYEIPSVEEFARRIAETLKRYPYLVALEGEKIVGYAYASAFKSRAAYDWAVETSVYLRRDCRGRGLGRSLCLALEERLKRQNVLNLNASIACSPSEDSHLSSASETFHTRLGYVKVARFTKCGYKFGTWYDMIWMEKMLGEHPAVPEPFFPITHIKA is encoded by the coding sequence ATGGACAAGCCTATTTCCATCCGCATGGCGACAGCCGCGGACGCGGAGGCCCTCCTGGGCATCTACGCCCCCTATGTTACGGATACCGCCATCACCTTTGAGTATGAGATCCCCTCCGTAGAGGAGTTTGCCCGGCGGATCGCGGAAACCTTAAAACGGTATCCCTATCTGGTGGCCCTGGAGGGGGAGAAGATCGTGGGCTACGCCTACGCGTCGGCTTTCAAGAGCAGGGCCGCCTACGACTGGGCGGTGGAGACCTCCGTCTACCTGCGGCGGGACTGCCGGGGCCGGGGCCTGGGGAGGAGCTTGTGCCTCGCCCTGGAGGAGCGCTTAAAGCGCCAGAACGTCCTCAACCTGAACGCCAGCATCGCATGTAGCCCCTCTGAGGATTCACACCTCAGCAGCGCCAGCGAAACCTTTCACACCCGCCTTGGATATGTAAAGGTAGCTCGCTTTACAAAATGCGGTTACAAGTTCGGTACCTGGTACGACATGATCTGGATGGAAAAGATGCTGGGGGAGCACCCCGCCGTCCCTGAGCCCTTTTTCCCCATCACCCACATCAAGGCCTGA
- a CDS encoding conserved exported hypothetical protein (Evidence 4 : Homologs of previously reported genes of unknown function), translating to MKRLYIALAILAVVFAATLYNAYFLNQLTSDITTLLDRAESRAKAEDWRSATKLTTQANDLWEDHTLYLHVFLRHSNIDEVETGFREVWEFLLAEERTDYAAANAHLIEAVSMLYEAEQFSLKNIL from the coding sequence ATGAAACGGCTCTACATCGCCCTGGCGATCCTGGCGGTGGTCTTTGCCGCCACCCTCTACAACGCCTATTTTCTAAACCAGCTCACAAGCGACATCACCACCCTCCTCGACCGGGCGGAGTCCAGAGCCAAGGCCGAGGATTGGCGCTCCGCCACCAAGCTGACCACCCAGGCCAACGATCTCTGGGAGGATCACACCCTCTATCTCCACGTCTTCCTCCGCCACAGCAACATCGACGAAGTGGAGACCGGTTTCCGCGAGGTCTGGGAGTTCCTCCTGGCGGAGGAGCGCACCGACTACGCCGCCGCCAACGCCCACCTTATCGAGGCGGTGTCCATGCTCTACGAGGCCGAGCAGTTCAGTTTGAAAAACATTCTCTAG
- a CDS encoding conserved hypothetical protein (Evidence 4 : Homologs of previously reported genes of unknown function) codes for MVIAFLRTIILYLLIIVGIRLMGKRQVGELEPSELVLSLIIADLAAVPMQDFGIPLLSGIIPILTLLCITMILSVLTMKSIKFRAIICGRPSIIVDNGKLRQLEMAKNRFTVDELIEELRMKGFTDISTVKYAILETNGRLSVLPYADQLPVTARQMAVASDELGLPVVIINDGRVLERNLKSRGLNGEWLEKRLVEHDVRSPQDVYLLTVDEQNRVYFVVKDVRAG; via the coding sequence ATGGTCATCGCGTTTTTGCGCACCATCATTCTATATCTGCTCATCATCGTGGGCATACGGCTCATGGGCAAGCGCCAGGTGGGAGAGCTGGAACCCAGCGAGCTGGTGCTCTCCCTCATCATCGCGGACCTGGCGGCGGTGCCCATGCAGGACTTCGGCATTCCCCTCCTCTCCGGCATCATCCCCATCCTCACTTTGCTGTGCATCACGATGATCCTCTCGGTCCTCACCATGAAGAGCATCAAGTTCAGGGCCATCATCTGCGGACGGCCCAGCATCATCGTGGACAACGGCAAGCTCCGCCAGCTGGAGATGGCGAAAAACCGTTTCACTGTGGACGAGCTCATCGAGGAGCTGCGGATGAAGGGATTTACCGATATCTCCACCGTGAAGTACGCCATCCTGGAGACCAACGGAAGGCTCTCAGTCCTCCCCTACGCCGACCAGCTCCCGGTCACAGCCCGGCAGATGGCGGTCGCCTCAGACGAGCTGGGCCTCCCCGTCGTCATCATCAACGACGGGCGGGTGCTGGAGCGCAACCTGAAGAGCCGGGGCTTAAACGGCGAATGGCTGGAGAAGCGGCTGGTGGAGCACGATGTCCGCTCCCCCCAGGACGTGTACCTCCTCACCGTGGACGAGCAGAACCGGGTCTACTTTGTTGTAAAGGATGTGAGGGCAGGATGA
- the carA gene encoding carbamoyl phosphate synthetase small subunit, glutamine amidotransferase (Evidence 2a : Function of homologous gene experimentally demonstrated in an other organism; PubMedId : 10029528, 10089390, 10428826, 10587438, 1334233, 6308632, 6330744, 6377309, 9174345, 9298646, 9636022; Product type e : enzyme) has product MVRAALILANGSVFRGESIGAGGERICELVFNTSMTGYQEILTDPSYAGQGIVMSYPLIGNYGVNSEDNESFRPWAEAFIVRHLSPRGSNFRQEGDLDSYLKEHGITGIRGVDTRAITRILRSQGTMNGMITCAEDFCIQTVLEKLNSYRVEGTVERVTRREAEVYPALGAQKLRVALMDYGVKENMIRCLQARGCEVTVYPAHTPASTVLSGGFDGVMLSNGPGDPADNTDIIREVRDLYDSGVPVFAVCLGHQLMALATGSTTRKMRFGHRGANHPVKDLDAGRVFITSQNHGYVVRAESVDPAVAQVSHVNVNEGSVEGLRYKNGNVYTVQFHPEASPGPKDTEYLFDRFVRRMEGGAW; this is encoded by the coding sequence GTGGTGAGAGCGGCTCTAATTTTAGCCAATGGAAGCGTCTTCCGTGGCGAGAGCATCGGCGCCGGGGGAGAACGGATCTGTGAGCTGGTGTTCAACACCTCTATGACAGGGTATCAGGAGATATTGACCGACCCGTCCTACGCCGGGCAGGGTATCGTGATGAGCTATCCTCTGATTGGAAACTATGGGGTCAACAGCGAGGATAACGAATCGTTCCGTCCTTGGGCGGAGGCGTTCATCGTACGGCATCTCTCTCCCCGTGGGAGCAATTTCCGCCAGGAGGGTGACCTGGACAGTTATTTAAAAGAACATGGGATCACGGGCATCCGGGGCGTGGACACACGCGCCATTACCCGCATTCTCCGCAGTCAGGGTACCATGAACGGTATGATTACCTGTGCGGAGGATTTTTGTATCCAGACCGTGCTGGAAAAGCTGAATTCCTACCGGGTCGAGGGCACGGTGGAGCGGGTCACCCGGCGCGAGGCGGAGGTATATCCGGCCCTCGGCGCGCAGAAACTGCGGGTGGCGCTGATGGACTACGGCGTGAAGGAGAATATGATCCGCTGCCTCCAGGCCCGGGGCTGCGAGGTGACGGTCTACCCCGCCCACACCCCGGCGAGCACCGTGCTCTCGGGCGGGTTCGACGGCGTGATGCTGAGTAACGGCCCCGGCGATCCGGCGGATAATACCGACATTATTCGGGAGGTCCGGGACCTCTACGACTCGGGGGTTCCTGTCTTCGCCGTCTGCCTGGGGCACCAGCTCATGGCCCTGGCTACCGGCTCCACCACCCGAAAGATGCGTTTCGGCCACCGGGGAGCCAACCACCCGGTGAAGGATTTAGACGCCGGGCGGGTGTTCATCACCTCCCAGAACCACGGCTACGTGGTGCGCGCGGAGAGCGTGGACCCGGCGGTGGCTCAGGTATCCCACGTCAACGTGAACGAGGGCTCTGTGGAGGGGCTGCGGTACAAAAACGGGAACGTCTACACCGTGCAGTTTCACCCGGAGGCCTCCCCCGGGCCGAAGGACACGGAGTACCTCTTTGACCGCTTTGTCCGCCGGATGGAAGGGGGTGCCTGGTAA